In the genome of Paramisgurnus dabryanus chromosome 16, PD_genome_1.1, whole genome shotgun sequence, the window ATTGCTCTGAAGTACATCTGGGAGGGGTCAGGAGGTTATTGATATTGTTAGACTGCTGGGATCAGTGGAAACGCATAAATAGCTGCAAGAACCTCAGCTATCTCGCAGTCTTTCTCTGAATGCCCAGGGACAGGTGACCTCCACTCCAGTCTTCTGCAGAAAACCCATCCGTCTCTGCAAACCCGGTAAGACTTATTCACACTATCATGTTTAACtggtttaaaatgaatttgaatTCATGGTCGAttctaattatttttatttaaagcatgTGCAAAGTGCTCTTttactaaataaatacaaattgttATAAATGATATTTTAATATAGGCTTTATGTATTCAGGTTGCATGTAAATAGGTGATTTCATGAGGTGCTTCTTTTTAACCAATTTCAACTAATTAAACAAATCCCAAAATGTTTTATGCTGAATATGTCATATTCCAGATAACACTATGAGGGAATTTTGTTATCCAGACTCTTCACATTCTTTCCAGATTATTCAGTGTATTACACAGTTATATCAAATAACACCAGACAGTGTTCGCTTATGTCAAATCTTGGAACAAGTTTTCCCATGCTAATGAACCATTGACACTTTATTAAAAAGTGGTCCAAAGCGTTCAGATGAAGTTGTGGCAGGTATCCGCATGTCTCCAATAATAACAAATCATTGTTCCCTTAGAAAAAACAGCATGGAAAAGATCAGATTTGCAAACTGCTGGCTAAAGTGTCTTACCCTGACGCTAGCTATGCTGTGTGGAGTCCCTGCAATGCCGGTAGATGTGGAACGGGTGTGCATGGCGCCGACCACAGCCAAGTACAGACTGACGTTTACCGGCAAATGGAGTCAGACTGCCTTTCCCAAGCATTACCCTCTGTACAGGCCACCTGCTCAGTGGTCCCCCATTTTTGGTAAGTAATCAATATTGTTTAAGAAATTGCCCCAACTTTTGGgtcaaatttaaagggacagttccctgacaaatgaacattctgtcatcatttactctatTTAgtaaatttctttattctgcttgatgtaatgtttataaccaatcagatctggggcaccactgacttccacagtaggaaaatacaatggaagtgaatggtgctcaATTATAATTAGAATTTTTGCAGAATTGGGCATACctcaattttaaaaagtaatctAGCCACATAATTTCGATTATGTCttattttacaggaaaccctatGTTCCACAACTTAAATTTGTTTTAGATTTTTGATATGTTTTGGACCCGCTGGCGGGTCCGCAGAGTTAAAGGGTTACTGTTTAtctaaatattttagtttgacTTTTTATTATAAGGGTGCAAATTTGGTCTGAACTACTTTTAGAAAAGAGGTggcttttaaaacaaaattagaGGTTTTGTGAATGTTTCAGACACAACAGACAGGAGACAGTAATCTGCTGAAGCACTTTAATTTAGAACATTACCAAACAACAAACATAGctttatacaaatgtatatatcaCAAATATAGCACAGAAACTTTATAGTTTTGTTAATGATTCTGTGTAATTGTGCTATAGGTGCCAAAAACAATTGGAAATGCAAGATACACATTATGCCTCACAAATTCCATAAAAACTCCAATAAAAAAGTGAACCCACCTGAAAGACATTTAATAACGTGCACGCTGTTCCTATACCCCCGAGCAATTCAGCGATGGTGGTATTATTTCCTAAGACAGAAGAAGCACTTACTGTATGCAACACTATTCATGATACTGTTTTCTCATTACAGGAGTAACGCACAGCTCAGATTATCACATCTGGCAGAGTAGCGAATACGCCAGTAATGGGGTGAGAGAGTTCTCAGAAAGAGGAGAGGCTTGGACCCTTATAAAGGAGGTGGAGGCAGCCGGGGAGAGGATCCAGAGCGTCTATGGCCTGTTCTCAACACCGCCTGTTATTGGAGGCACCAGCCAAGCATCCACAGAATTTGAGGTTTATGCAAGACACTCTTTGGTAAGTACGCTGTGGTGTTCATTAGGTTGACACAAGGAATCCCTTTTATCGCAAAAGATATAGCGTAGTATATATTTCTGCATTCAATATAGTTAGCACATGGATATGAATGTAAAAACCGCAGATGTCTTTTAATAAGAACACATGGAGACTTTAAAATCGTATTTGAAATCTGAAATTGGAACAGACTACATTGCAAACACTTTATTTGCCATCCAGGCATTccttataaaatattattaagcattgtaaataataatgaaactTTCCGAATAAGGTGAGCCAACGATAACTCATGCAGAGTATTGGCAAATGACAGACACTTCTAATAGTCTTCCTCCTTTACAGCTGTCATTCATTGTGCGCATTGTGCCAAGTCCCGACTGGTTTGTTGGAGTAGACAGTCTGAACTTGTGCGAGGGTGATCACTGGAAAGAAAACATAAGCTTAGATCTCTATCCCTATGATGCCGGCACAGACAGCGGTTTCACCTTCTCCTCACCCAATTTTGAGACCCTTCCTCAGGACAAAGTCACACAGGTAATTTGTAAAAGCAGACAACAGAAAATGACATCATGAATCAAACAATCTCTTAAAAAATCAAAACACCTTGGAGATGTGGTTTGCTGGTTTTAGCTTTTCTCTTAGCTAGTCACAGCTGGTCTTTAGCTAGTTCAGCTGGACTCGGTTTAGTTTCTACTTACTTGCCAATCTGACAAATGCCTCACAgcgtttaactctttccccgccattgatgagttatctcgtcaattaagagaaaacatttgcataagaaaatttaaataaaataaaaatgaattgtAATGTTAATCtacaataccgcgattatccgttagacacacttacccaatttattaaaaaaatgaagctaaaaacattatttactaattttaaaatctgtgtatgttttgataatcattctgaatctgatctc includes:
- the spon2b gene encoding spondin-2b — its product is MEKIRFANCWLKCLTLTLAMLCGVPAMPVDVERVCMAPTTAKYRLTFTGKWSQTAFPKHYPLYRPPAQWSPIFGVTHSSDYHIWQSSEYASNGVREFSERGEAWTLIKEVEAAGERIQSVYGLFSTPPVIGGTSQASTEFEVYARHSLLSFIVRIVPSPDWFVGVDSLNLCEGDHWKENISLDLYPYDAGTDSGFTFSSPNFETLPQDKVTQITSSFPRHPANSFFYPRLKHLPPIAKVVLTKIRNNQIFSLPIHPTQSNQIPNGNEIDDSLINTPLDCEVSVWSPWGLCKGQCGEKGVKHRTRYIHMHPANNGAPCPPLEEDKPCVPDNCV